TAtacattaataaaatgttaCGACAATCTGGAATTTGTTATAGATCTTAAAAGAGAGTGAGATTTGCAAAGTTCTTACTACATTTACGTTACTAAGCAAATTAGTTCACGTGACACTGTATGTCAAATATTATGCTGTTTTCACTTTAGCTCTTTTTAATCCTGatattcttgtttctttatcgaacaaaaaaactaattagcCGTTTCtcaatcattattattttgtccGTACTCTTATTTAAAAGAATCGCTAGGAACTAATCGGACGTTTGTGATAGACTTAACGTCTAGCAAAAATATTGAACTAGTTGGACGTTTGTGATAGACTTAGCGTCTATCAACAAAATTGAACACTAAGCAAAGATGAATCTAAACTAGTTTTAGgactatttaaataaataaataataaaataagaatatattatattaaatatatatatatatatatatacatatattttttttgtccaccatatatatatataatttttttttatctatgttaatagaaaaacatcaaacaatatataaaattataatactgtttttaaaattaatgtaaacacataataacatattttaaaaacaaaattttataattttcattaaaagtttgtacattagctATTATAGTACATCAAAAACTCTCAAtgtaaatgtctaaataacaaaaataaatttctaattaatatttggtttttaaaataatcGGTATACACAAAACTAAGCGGGGAATAATTagattataaagaaaataatcagATTAAACAGAGACTAACCGGGTCACTGCCATTAATTGAGGTGGATAAGATGAGCTTAACAATTGCTGTTTGTAGGGTACAATTGGTATTAGACAGAGATTTTTAGGACAAAAGTATATAccattgaaataaataatataaaatttttcttaatattacacatatatataatttttctttatttgggtTTATGGTTTCTTAAGGGATTTATGATTAATTGATGTTAGGCTGTTAGATTGGAAttgatgttgttgttcttcatctttgttGCTCTTATTGCTagaactagattagctacctagtttatgttCTTAGGATTATTTCATCTAGGCATAGAAAATGTTGTTGAATTTCCTGAAAATAACAAAGGTGAGAAAAGTGTTTCTTAGCCAACGGGATTTGAAGTTAAGATACTTTGTGAACATATCAAACTTGAACCTTGTTAATGTTTGCTTCATTTTCTGATTTCAAatgacagtttagggtttagaaaaTTCATTGCATAAATAGTTAACAATGTGagagtaggttagctttacactAGTGATTTGTGTTCAAAAACAGTTTTTAATGCATTCAATGTAATTAATTGCATTTGTTATCATAATTCTCTTATGATTCTCTATGCCCAATACTTTTTGTTgattgatttaaatattttttttatttacaatttttgttattaactttTATCACAAACTCTTCTTTGTctagttatatttaattttcataattttatagtGTGATTGTTTGGTCTATCTGGATTcaatcctgaagtgttacaacaataacactagatcgtggttgagtacGCGTTATGTTTTAATTGACTTTTGATCAGATATTTAACTAAAAAAGGATTTATTTAGAGACtaaatattgataaattaaatatctTACAACCAATCATTAGCTTAATGAAATTGAACTACTAGCTAGTTTTACTGCCTCAATAGGTCTCACATGGTTACCATTTTGTAAAGTGTTCAGGCcgttttagtttagtttagttcAGTTTACATGCATAGAGTATAATTAAactttatcttattattttggaaattgcgatatgatatatatattattttttttccttcaaaaccACCATTAGTTGTTCAATGATGTAATCATCTATAGACCTAAATTATTTAATAGCAAATCTCTAGTTACATGTGCATAATTTACTTTATACTATACGTTCGCTGAAGGTGTAACCAATCTGACCGGCAATAAATTAGTAATTGGTAATctataaactaaattaattaagtgCGAATCACGATTTCTGTTGTAATAAACAAATCTTGAATCATGCAAtttcttgtaagttgtaactaattacaccttttttttggatcctattttactttattttaatgttCTCTTACAGTAAATAGTTTGAAATGAAAGCTTAATCAAAATTTGTGTCGGggaaacataaaaaagaaagaagaaagtaaGATCATTTTCAATACGTCAGGCCTCTCCGATGCGTGTGGAAGTCACGCGCGCATTAGAGGTAGAAAGCTCTGTTAGCATTACAAGTGGCAAACTTTATACAGTGCCAATAATACGTATAAAACTTTTTCTTGTGTTTGCCGGTAGATGTATGCGTAACCACCTTTGCTTTGTCGTACTTGTATAGTTGTACATGGATATGGATGGACACATATAaggaaggttttttttttatcgcaTTGGTTTTTAACGTTTCCATGTCAATAACATATGATCATTTACTGCCACTTTGGTATGAATGTTCGAATCAATAAAAATGGCTGGTTACTTAGTTGGTTTTAAAAACAATGGGTTTATATAATGCGATCTAGTATTAGTTAtgctctcttttaaaaaaaaaaaaaatctatcagaTAAGCTGCAAATCTGAATGGTGATCCAATGAACGATTGTACACAATAAAAACGTTCCTTATCTCCTTTCTACACACTAAGTCTTCtatctaaaagagtaaaagtaaattacagCATGCATGCATAACATTaacattatcatcatcatatcttTCGATTGGAAAGAAACGGTATGGTACGCTGaatataactaatataatttAGGGATATTTACttacaaaacatttttaattaaattttaatacaaatacTTTTACCACTTCTTTACTGGTACAAAACATTATTAAAGTTCATACTATTTCTCATTACCATTATCATACAGTTTATTACCGCGATGGTGTACAACAACTTTATTTTCGACCTTTGATGTCTCCAAGACATGTTCGAAAAAGGTAAGATATTTTCTTACGTAGATTAATGCTTTGACCAAAGTCATTGGATATTATTCGTGATCAGTgtacagtatatatttttttaagagcATATTTGGAAAACGATTCATTGATAAACGTTTCGAGTATGTAACAATCTTATGATGCGAGATatgttagaattttttttcagtatttatatatgtgaaagaaaaagatgtaAGTAAAATATAACTTATGGGTAATGAGttacatacaaatatattaaaaatgcaaTAATTGATTGAGTCACTACTTAAATTAGCTATGTCTATTATTCGGCCACTAAATAGCTTTGTCCTATATATCTAATCGGAATTTTGATTCAtctgaaatataaaataatactatactTTTGGAGATTTAttaatagttttgattattaatagccgtcccaacggaccctAAGCTGGCCATGTAGAGCATCGATCCTAATctatcactgtggatatcccaatccaccagtaggttattggtgcgccagacgttctTTGAACCCTGGttcccaccctttaacaacctttttacatgacaagttgccaccaattggtcctcactgctagccgtccAAACGGACCCCATGCTGGCTCTGCAGGGCATCGTTCTTAACCCATCATTGTGGacatcccaatccaccagtaggttattggtgcgccagacgttcctcgaaccctggtccccaccctttaacaaccttctcacaggacaagttgccaccaatttaTCTGCAGGATTAGGATTagggtccccaccctttaacaaccctggcgcaccaataacctactggtggattgggatatccacaatgatgggttaagatcgatgccctgcaggaccagcttggggtccgtttgggcagCTAGAGGGGGGGCTAGCGgggtccacagacggtccgttggggcatctagcagtgaggctagaggggtccgcgggacgggttgtcacatataCTCTGCTTCTGTACTACTACGACTCATAGTTCCTTGCTTCTTAGACTTCCAACTTATCAAGGACGTACCAAGGTAAACACAGAAGCCAGTAACAGAACGGCGAGAATCAGGGCATGTACCATAATTTGCATCACTGAACGCATTGAGATATAGTTCCGTGTCCACAGAATAGAAAAGACCCTGTCCCAGATTACTCTTGATATAGCGTAGTACACGTAGAGCAGCAGCATAATGAACATCAGTTGGACATGAAAGGAACTGACTAAGGTTGTTAACAGCAAAAGTAATATCTGGCCTAGTGATGGTAAGATATAACAATCGCCCAACCAATTCCCTACATGAAGTTCCATCCACTAACAGGTTTCCTGATTCCCTACTTAAGTGAATAGTCGGATCCATGGGAACATTCTCAGGTTTACAAGCAAGCATATCTGTGGAAGCAAGAATATCTAGAGCATACTTGCGTTGGCATATAGAGATCCCCGAAGCATTCCTAGCTATTTCAAGACCAATGAAATATCGAGGAGCACCGAAATCTTTAATCTTAAACGCCTTATGCAGAGCAGCCTGAAGAGCCTGTAAATCAAAGTCATTATTGGATGCAATCATaatgtcatcgacatagacCAATAATGCAATGAACGATTCACCagtttgtttaacaaacaaagAATTGTCAACATGAGACTGCTCAAAACCCTCATTGAGAACCATAGTAGAGAAGCAATGGTACCACTGTCGTGATGCTTGTTTAAGGCCATACAATGATTTGTGTAACTTGCAGACTGCATTCGGAGGTAAAGGCGCACCATTTGCAGGAGTATAGCCTTGTGGAAGACTCATGTAAATCTCTTCATCAATAGTACCGTGGAGAAAGGTATTTGTGACATCCATTTGAGTAAGAGTCTAGCCTAGTTTCGCAGCAAGACCAAGAATGAACTTGACACTCGCTAATTTGGCAACAGGAGAAAAGGTCTCAATGTAGTCAATACCTTCCTGCTGCGtataatcttttgctactaggGGTGCCTTATATCTGTCAATCGAACCATATAGGTTATATTTGATAGTGTAAACCCATTTACACCCAATCACGTGTTTACCTGGTGGTAAAGATCCAACAGTCCATGTGCGAAGCTGTTCAAGAGCTGTAATCTCCATATCCATAGCTTTCGGAAAGTGAGGATGGGCCATGGCTTCGTGGAAAATTTTCGGTTCTGTttcaagtaaacaagagagaacaAAAGCCTGATAGGAAGACTTAAGTTTGGAATATGTAATAACAGAGGAGAGGGGATAAAGAGGAAAAGAATCtggagtagaagaagaagtggaagcAGAAGAATGTGAAGTTTGAATAAGATTGCAATGGTAATCGGATAAGTAACCTGGAGCCTTCACATGTCCTTTCGACTTGGTTATGATCAGAGGAGCCTGTTCTGAGGCTGATGTCACAGTCTCtcgtgatggtgatgatggagTGGCAATAGAGTGTGTTACAGGtaacaatgatgatgatgatgatgcactTGTAACAGGAGCAGAAGCCAACACATTACCATCAAAAACAGGATACAAAACTGTATTAAGAGGATCAAGTGCAACAGGTGTAGACAAAGGCATGATGATTCGAGAAAACAAGTCATGGTTTGGTAAATCAGATGAAATAGTTTTATATGGAAAAACAGTTTCATGAAACACCACATTTCGAGTCGTTGAAACAGTATGAGTATCGAGATTCAAAACTTTATATCCCTTATAGCCGGAAGGGTAGCCTAAGAAGACACATGACTCAGCTCTAGGAGTAAACTTATTTCTATCCTTAACAAGAGTAGAGGCATAACAAATACGCCCAAATGAACGTAAGAAACTATAATCCGGttttttcttgtataatttttcataagGTGAAATCTTATCTAATAAAAGAGAAGGAGTACGATTGATGAGAAAAACAGCAGTAAGCACACAGTCTGACCAATATTGTAATGGGGCATTAGACTGAAACAACAATGCGCATGCAACATTTAACAAATGCTGGTGTTTACGCTCAACAACAGAGTTTTGCTCAAGAGTATATGCACATGAAAATTGATGTACCATGCCATGAGCCTTAACAAGTTGAGTAAAAGCTAATTCAGGTGCATTATCACTACAAATAGCCTTTATAACAGTCTTATGTTGAGTTTGAACATGCTTAATGAAATCAGGAAAAACAATAGAAACATCACTCTTATTTCTTAGCATATAAAGCCATGTGACTCGAGTACAATCATCCACTATTGTTAAAAAATACCGATAACCTTCTACATACTCAATAGAAAAGGGACCCCAAATATCTAAATGAACAAGATCAAAGGGTGAAGAAGACAAATGATTTTGAGATGGAAAagataattttctttgttttgctaaaggacaaattggaaaatttaagaACTTGACTTAGACATAGGTAAAGTACCCGACATATGTTGTAACTTGGCAGGAGATGGATGTCCTAGGCGTTGATGGCAAAGGTCACCATCTACGAGCAAGGATCCACATAAATTTGCAGTAAGAACGTCAGTCTCCAAGATATAAAGACTGTGAATTAAGATGCCTCTACCAATTGTCAAGTCCTGAGAAAGGTCCTGAAGAAAACAAGCATCGGAGTAAAAATGTGCAGAACATTAATTACGATGCAACAAAGAACTAACACTTAGCAGATTAAATTTGAAAGTCGAGACATGCAACACATCAAGCAAGATAAGATCATTCGAAATATGTATGGCTCCAGTATGTGTAATTAGCACTCTAGTGACATTAGGGAGCGAGACTGTAACACCTGAAACAGGAAAGATTTCACTAAACAAAGCCAAGTCAGAACAAACATGACTAGTGGCTCCATTATCAATTATCCAAGCACCATTAGGAAGAGTAGAATATAAAGAAGTGAGTGAATGATGTTGAAAAGTGAATGAATGATTTTCATATTGGAGATTAGAAGATGGAAATTCAATTGAAACAGTACCAACGGTGGAAGTAGGTGCCATGGTTCCACTCTCAGTTATCGTAGCAGTTAGATGAGGAGATGATTGTTCAGGCAGCTTGACATGAGTGTTGAGTTGATGGATCAAAGAATGAATTTGATCATTACTAAATTGGGACAAATCGAGATTAGTAGCAGTCGTAGCTGGTGGCGGCATATAGAGAGATGCAGGCTGTGTATCATATAAAGGAGCAGGATGTGTCACTGCATTAGCCATCAGACCAGGACGTGCATACTGAGATTGTTGGAAGTGAGACTGTTGAGGAAACGATGGAAGTTGTCCTGAAGTGGTTTGACTACGAGGTAGTGAGTATTGCTGTGTAGAAGCTCTCGGTCCAAACTTATGACCCGGTGGATAACCATTCAGCTTGTAGCACTTTTGTATTGTACGACCAGAACGGTTGCAATGAGTGCAGTACGGACGCTGACTAGGCCTATAGTTCACCGCTGCATAAGCCGAGTTATCCGGAGGACCAATATAGTATCCAGCACTCATACTCTGCGTAGCTTCTGCGTTATAATAACAAGGGGGAACCATTTCAGAAGGACCAGAATTCTGAAACACCACATTCTCAAGCTTGGTAGAAGGTGTAATagtcctctctctctcatcttgtGTCACCATATTAAATGCATCAACAATGTTAGGCAAAGGTTTAAGCAATAAGATATGCCTTCGAGTAGCTTCATAGCTCTCATTGAGTCCCATTAAAAACTTTGTGACCTTGCTGCGTTGTTGGAGTTTTTCCCATAGAACAGCTGCATTACATTCACATCGTCCACAAGTACAAACTGGTAGTTCAGTGTAATTTTTGTGTTCTTCCCATAATGTGACCAATTCGGTATAGTAAGAAATAACATCAAGTGAACCCTGCTTAATTGTACTCAATCGCATAGACTCTTGGTGCATCGTCTTGCTTATAACGAGATAACAAATCTTTCCAAATAGCTTCAATAGTAGACAAGAACAATTAACTCTGGCTAATCTTTTTAGAGACTGAAATCATTAACCAGGTCGCTACCATGCCATTACACCTAGACTAAGAACCATCATCGCGATGAGTATCAGCAGGTTTAGGAATTGTACCGTCGATGAAGCCAAGTTTATTACGAACATTAAGCGCCATACGGATAGAGCGACGCCAAGAATGAAACTCAGAACCGTCGGTGAGACGATCGGAAACAAGCACAAGACCGGCATGATCCGCCGCGCGCAAGAAATACGAGTTCTCATATTGATCTGGAGCTTGATGATTGTTGTTTGGAATTGCTGCGGGAGCTTGATTAATCGATCCCATTCCTGATGATGAAATTGAGATCGATGAAGAGGATCTGTGCCGATTGATTGAAACGAAGAAGATAGCAACAAATCTAGGTCaaagaaattgaaatcaaaagtaagaaaaagaaaatgaaagatgcaaacaaaagaaattgaatCACAGCGAAAGAGAAGCTAAGGATGAAATCGATGAGGATCTGGGAAATCGAGCGGCTCATGATTTGAAAGAACAAGCTCAATCTCAGCTCaatcgaagaagatgaatgaGAAACAATGGCAGAAGCTTTGAAATTCtgttagctctgataccataacaAGAATTAAGCATAAAGTTGTGTAAAACTATATTTCTCATTAACTGTAAAATGTGTGATTACATTAGCTTATATACAAGAGTAGGATTAAGTGAAAAGAGGCTTAATCCTACATCAACTATACTATACTAAACCAGTTTGTTAAACCTGTTATCTCTCCTAATAGTTTACTTGCTTAATTATATGAGATAAGTTTACGTAATGGCTTCCTGTGACAATgaacatattatatatgagtGTATAAAACCCAAATGACATAATATCTGGCTAGTGTGACctctatatattattgtttagcTTTCAATCGATCTTTAGACACATAGTATATATTAactgtttgccaaaaaaaagagtatatattaactaaaatttaagGTTAAATACACTATTTTTCTCAATAGTGGTCAATGTACTGTGAAGACAAAGAAATCAGATTCTCCTagatgttttttcttatttatttttgaataatttcataaaatctcGTGTTTatgttttccaaaattataccgcaagttaaaaataagaaaaaggacCAAATAACCTTAACTACACATANNNNNNNNNNNNNNNNNNNNNNNNNNNNNNNgcttttttttttttttttttttttgtgttttgttaattgtctttaacaaaattaaaacccaattGTTAAATAAGAATCCGAACGACttacaaaaatttaagaacGTGATTTGAGAAGGGGATTAGTACGTAAAATTGTTACgtgattttaaattataagaaGTCTTTCTGGATATAAAGCATTTTAAAGGTTAAAATCTATTTAAGGAAAGCTGCATGTTTTATACAGTAAACTTCGTAACTTACGAAATttgcccaaaaacaaaaaaaaaaatgaaattgtgaAGCTTCTATGACCGCCTGCTGAAACCGTTGTGGTATTCTTTTATTGGAAATATACTTTGTTTGGCTATTCTTTAGAAACTTTTGATGCATCCACTGGAACGGAAGATACATATGTATCGTAAAAGCAACCACGTAATGAACAAATGATTAACCCATGCATTGTTATATCATAATCAAACCGCCACGTTTCCAAGCAATCATATAATTCTGTGACACCTCAGATTTCTTTGTCATGCTAATGTCAAACATTCACATAAATTAATTGGTAATAACTAGGGTAATGATAACTAAGTAAGTAAcacttttaaaacaatttatcCTGTAAATCGATCTACTAATAAGTCACTacagtttaaaaatatgataatttttctGTTCTTTCCACTCAATCCCAATGTCGAAGCAAAAAAGAGCTAGATGAAGCAATGCTAATTTTGCTGTTTTCCTGAATAATGAAAGGAAATATTTCGATAACCAAGATTATGCATGATAACTAACACTAAAAGAAAAATCGGACATTGTGACGTTAGATTGAGacgaattttttttgtcataaatttgtgattttttaaatactatgttatgacatgtttttttagttataaatttgtAACTATTTCGTCACAATATTATTACGAATTAAATCGTCACTGAAATTGTCACTATTAGCTACTAAATGGTGTCAATATTATTAATCGTAACAAATGTGACGGTTTCACTACAATTATGTAGTCACAAATAGTGACGTTCATTTTGAGACAAAATTATTTGTCACACATTTGTGACCTTTTAGATACTTtattgggaagaaaaaaaattgtaacaagtTCGTAATTGTTTGGTCatataatattacaattacagataaatttatatcaaaatgtTATCTCAAATTGTTATGATAATTTAAATCATAATTATTGTAATggtattatgatattttttatgaaGCATACATTGATTAACCAGTTA
The Camelina sativa cultivar DH55 chromosome 6, Cs, whole genome shotgun sequence genome window above contains:
- the LOC109133324 gene encoding uncharacterized protein LOC109133324, which codes for MDVTNTFLHGTIDEEIYMSLPQGYTPANGAPLPPNAVCKLHKSLYGLKQASRQWYHCFSTMVLNEGFEQSHVDNSLFVKQTGESFIALLVYVDDIMIASNNDFDLQALQAALHKAFKIKDFGAPRYFIGLEIARNASGISICQRKYALDILASTDMLACKPENVPMDPTIHLSRESGNLLVDGTSCRELVGRLLYLTITRPDITFAVNNLSQFLSCPTDVHYAAALRVLRYIKSNLGQGLFYSVDTELYLNAFSDANYGTCPDSRRSVTGFCVYLGTSLISWKSKKQGTMSRSSTEAEYM